The Flammeovirga pectinis genomic interval GAGCATTTATTTTCATCTGATCATTATAGACAGAAGTTTAAAGTTATAACTATGGGAGCTGATAGCGTTCCTCAAACTAAAGAAACAGAATGGTACGAAGTATCTGAAACGTTCTTTAATTTACACTCTGGTGATATTGGTATGGAAGTAGCGTCAAAAGTTGACGGTAAGCTTAGTAAACAAGTATCACCTCCTGGTTACTCTGGGTATGTTGGTAATTCTCAATATGGACAGTGGAAAACTAATCCTTCTACAGGAACTAGTTTCTGGGAATTTTATGGAAGATACGCTATGATGCGTAGTGTTTTTGGAATGGGCTTTTATGGTCCAGTTTATAGATCGAGCTATATGAACTATAGAGGATACCACTCATCTGGTAGAAACTATTATGGTGGTAGCTCAGGGTCTCCAAGATATGGTTCATATTCTTCTGGAGCTCAGAAATCTAACCCTTCATTCTCAAGAAGAATGAGTACAAGTTCTAGTTTTAGAAATACTGTTGGGAGTAGCGTCAGCCGTTCTCCTGCTAGAACTGCAGCTGGTTCAAGAGCTTCTGGATACAAAAGTTCTACTTCTAGATACGGAAGTGGTTCTTCGTCTAGATCAAGATCATCTTCTAGCGGAGGAAAATAATCTAAGTAAAAAATTATATACTAATATAAACCCTCGTTAAACTCGAGGGTTTTCTTTTTTAACAAACAATGGCTTCATTTTTATCTAAGTCAAATACCTTAAAATTGGCTTTATTTGCTACTGGTTTATCTGGTATCGTAGCAGAATATGTTTTATCTACATTAGCCACTTATTTTTTAGGTAATTCAGTACTTCAATGGACACTTACATTATCCTTCATGCTTTTTGCTATGGGGTTAGGCAGTAGGTTTAGTAAATACCTTGACAAAAATTTAATTGAAAAATTTATTGTAGTCGAGTTTATTCTATCCTTTTTAGTGTCGTTTAGTTCCATAATTGCATATGGCATTTCTGCTTATGTAAGTTTTGACAAGTCACTTCACGTATTTCCATTTCCTATAGATGGCGTATTAATTTACTTTACAAGTATCTGTATAGGCTTTCTTATTGGCTTAGAAATACCGTTAGCAACTCGACTAAATGATTCTTTTGAATCGTTAAAAGTAAATATCTCCTCTGTTATGGAGAAAGATTACTTTGGTAGTTTAGTTGGTGGTTTATTCTTTGCTTTTGTTGGGTTACCTTTCTTAGGTTTAACCTATACTCCTTTTGTTTTAGGTTTTGTAAACCTATCTGTAGCAATTCTTCTTCTTTGGAGGCTAGATGATATTATAGATACAAAATGGGTAAATAAATTAAAGATCAGTAGTGTTGGTTTATTTGTTATAATTGGCGTAGGAATGGCATTTGCACAGGATGTTATTAATTATGGCGAACAAAAATTATACAAAGACAAAGTCGTATTTCAAGAGCAGACTTCTTACCAAAGAATTGTTGTTACGCAATGGAAAAATGATTATTGGTTGTATTTGAATGGACATCTTCAATTAAGTACTTTTGATGAGTGGCTTTATCACGAACCAATGGCAATTCCGGCTCTAAAGTTATCTGGTCATCCAGAAAACATCTTAATATTAGGTGGAGGTGATGGCTGTTTAGCTAGGGAAGCTCTAAAGTTTCCTTCAATCAAAAAAATTACATTAGTTGATCTTGACCCTGCCATTACAAAACTTGGTAAAGAAGATCCTATTTTTAGAAAACTAAATAACAATGCACTTAACAATGATAAAGTTAAGATTATCAATACGGATGCATTTACATTTTTAGAAAAAACTAATGAGTTTTTTGATGTAATTCTGATGGATTTCCCAGACCCTAAATCAATTGAGTTAGGAAGATTACAGTCTGCTGAAACATTCAGAATGTCATGGCATCATTTAAGACCTAATGGAGTAATTATTACCCAAGCAGGTAGCCCTTATTATGCCACAAAGGCATTTTATTGTATTGAAAAAACAATGCAAAGTGCGGGTTTTAATACAATTCCTCTTAGAAATCAAGTACTCACTCTAGGGGAATGGGGCTGGATTATGGGTACAAAAACCATGACTCCAGAACAAATGAAAGAACGTATTAGAAGTTCTAATTTGGATGATATCCCTACTAAATGGTTAAACAAAGAGGCCTTAAACTCAATTACTTCTTTTGGAAAAGGTTTAATTGAATTTGACAGTAGTAAAATTGAAATAAATACAGTTCACAATCCTGTATTACCTACATATTACGGCAAAGGAAATTGGGATTTATTCTAATCTTCCTTGATAGTATTTTCACGAATAGCATCTTCTATCAAAGAAGGTGCTATTTTTTTCTTTGGACTTAGGTTCCCTTTTTCATTCATTTGATGAACTAGACTAATCAAGTTTCCTTTTCCTTCAGTTAGTTTTCCAATTGCTTTATCAACTTCAACCTTAGAGTCCCCTACTTTTTTCTGAAGCAACAACATTGTATCAACAAAACCTCTTGCTTTATCATAAATCTTTGTAGCATGGTTTACTAAGTCTTCAATGTTTTTTTGTTGATGCTCGTTTCTCCAAAGTTCCTCAATTACTTTCAAAGTTGCCATTAATGTTGTTGGTCCAACAATAACTACCTTCCTTTTATAGGCATAATCCCATAAAGAATCTTCGTATTGCAAGGCAACCAAAAATGCAGGTTCTACAGGTACAAACATGACAACATAATCCAAACAACGGATGCCGTCTAATTTCTGATAATCTCTTTTAGCAAGTTCTTCTACATGTGCTTTTAATGCACGAATATGTAAGGCAATTTCCTTCTCTTGTAGATGTTCATTATCTGCATTTATAAATCTTTCGTATGCATTTAAAGATACTTTCGAGTCGATAATTACCTGCTTTTCACCTGGGTAGTTTACTACAACATCAGGGCGTTGCTTCTCTCCTTCATCGGTAGTATATGTTGGTTGAATGTAATATTCACTTCCTTCTCTCAATCCAGATTTGCTTAGCACCGAATCTAGAATCATTTCACCCCAATCACCTTGTGTTTTAGCATCTCCTTTTAAAGCTTTTGTTAAGTTTTGAGCATCCTGAGAAATTTGATTATTCATCTTTCTCAACATTTCTAATTCAGTTCTCAACGAAGTTCTCTCGTTAGATTCTTTACCGTAATTATCCTCAATTTTCTTTCTAAAGCTTTCTATTTGGTCTTTAAAAGGATGTAAAATTGTATTTAAATTTGATTTATTCTGATCTGTAAATTTCGACGATTTCTCTTCGAAGATCCTATTAGCCAAGTTTTCAAATTCTTTTTTAAACTGTTGATTTAAATTCTGTATATCAATGGCATTTTGATTTAAACGCTCTTGCATACTTCTATTGACCTCACGTAATTGAATATTTTCAACTTTTAATTCTTGTTCACTCTCTTTTAAGTAGTTTAATTCTTTTTCTAAAGATTGTTTGTTCTCGCTAAGCGTTTCTAGTATTCCTCTAGTATTTGCATAATTATTAGACACTTCGATTAAATTATTATCAATTACTTGGTATTGATTCTTCACATCAAGCAATTGATTTTTAAATGAAATTTTCTCCGTTTCAGCTACAGATAGTGATTGTTTTAAAGTAGTATTTTCATTAATTAATTTCTGATTTAGTTGACCGGCTTCATCTTTTGCTTGATTAAGTTTTAAGCGCTCTTTTACCTCAACCTTATATTGATGTTCTTGTTGAGCATATTTCTGTTTTAAGGAGAAATATACAATCACAACTAACAAAACTGATATAACTATTAAACATGCTACAATTAGCACTACAATGTTCATTGACACCTCTACCTCCATTTCTATAAACTTCAAAAAATACAATAATTCTATTCGAAATTAATAATAAATTAGATGATAGAAAAGAATTATACAAATTTGGAATAC includes:
- a CDS encoding polyamine aminopropyltransferase, coding for MASFLSKSNTLKLALFATGLSGIVAEYVLSTLATYFLGNSVLQWTLTLSFMLFAMGLGSRFSKYLDKNLIEKFIVVEFILSFLVSFSSIIAYGISAYVSFDKSLHVFPFPIDGVLIYFTSICIGFLIGLEIPLATRLNDSFESLKVNISSVMEKDYFGSLVGGLFFAFVGLPFLGLTYTPFVLGFVNLSVAILLLWRLDDIIDTKWVNKLKISSVGLFVIIGVGMAFAQDVINYGEQKLYKDKVVFQEQTSYQRIVVTQWKNDYWLYLNGHLQLSTFDEWLYHEPMAIPALKLSGHPENILILGGGDGCLAREALKFPSIKKITLVDLDPAITKLGKEDPIFRKLNNNALNNDKVKIINTDAFTFLEKTNEFFDVILMDFPDPKSIELGRLQSAETFRMSWHHLRPNGVIITQAGSPYYATKAFYCIEKTMQSAGFNTIPLRNQVLTLGEWGWIMGTKTMTPEQMKERIRSSNLDDIPTKWLNKEALNSITSFGKGLIEFDSSKIEINTVHNPVLPTYYGKGNWDLF
- the rmuC gene encoding DNA recombination protein RmuC: MKFIEMEVEVSMNIVVLIVACLIVISVLLVVIVYFSLKQKYAQQEHQYKVEVKERLKLNQAKDEAGQLNQKLINENTTLKQSLSVAETEKISFKNQLLDVKNQYQVIDNNLIEVSNNYANTRGILETLSENKQSLEKELNYLKESEQELKVENIQLREVNRSMQERLNQNAIDIQNLNQQFKKEFENLANRIFEEKSSKFTDQNKSNLNTILHPFKDQIESFRKKIEDNYGKESNERTSLRTELEMLRKMNNQISQDAQNLTKALKGDAKTQGDWGEMILDSVLSKSGLREGSEYYIQPTYTTDEGEKQRPDVVVNYPGEKQVIIDSKVSLNAYERFINADNEHLQEKEIALHIRALKAHVEELAKRDYQKLDGIRCLDYVVMFVPVEPAFLVALQYEDSLWDYAYKRKVVIVGPTTLMATLKVIEELWRNEHQQKNIEDLVNHATKIYDKARGFVDTMLLLQKKVGDSKVEVDKAIGKLTEGKGNLISLVHQMNEKGNLSPKKKIAPSLIEDAIRENTIKED